In a single window of the Flavobacterium ammoniigenes genome:
- the ccoS gene encoding cbb3-type cytochrome oxidase assembly protein CcoS gives MSVIYLLISISILVAIGFFIAFIRAVKTGQYDDDYTPSVRMLFDDELKITPNKSVQITEEKQI, from the coding sequence ATGAGTGTCATTTATTTATTAATCTCCATTAGTATTCTAGTCGCTATCGGTTTTTTTATTGCCTTTATACGTGCGGTAAAAACGGGCCAATACGATGACGATTATACCCCATCGGTTCGAATGCTTTTTGACGATGAGCTTAAAATAACCCCAAATAAATCAGTACAAATAACAGAAGAAAAACAAATTTAA